Genomic window (Prunus dulcis unplaced genomic scaffold, ALMONDv2, whole genome shotgun sequence):
TTGCGATGTACTTTCATCAACACCCATTCAACAATATTTTCAATAAGTCTTCTTTCACACCTACAAGGAGGAAAAGTAAAACGATCATGAAGCCTGAAATATAACAAGATATGAAGTTACATCAAATGGCTTACGAAAAAACTTACTCATTCTTTGAATCAAACCCAGATAAATTGGCCACTTCAGTTAAAGCAGCTCTCCAGCACTTCACCCCTTCTACGTCTTCCCTAAACCTTTCCTCATGCTCAGCGAATGCGCATGCAAAACTGCCGGTTTGTTTTCGTACGTCGGAAGGATCCACATGATAAAACACTGGCAGAACTGTGCTCTTGGATTTCATGCATTGGAGAATCTTTGTAAGTTCATCCAAGCAccaggaagaagaagcataatTTGGCGAGAGAATCACGATTGCAAGCCTTGATTCTTCGATTGCATTGAAGAGCTCTGAAATAGGTGTCCCTCTTTCAAGCTTAGGATCGTCCTTGAATGTTTTAATACCCCTGAGCTGCAGTTCATGGTATAAATGGGATACAAAGCTAAGTCGAGTGTCCTCACCCCTGAAACTCAAAAACACATCGTGGTTCGGTTGAGGAGCAGACTGATGAGGTGAAGGAAGAAAGGCAGAGTCTCTTTGGGTGCTCAATGCCATTTGCcaatctgctgctgctgtgaACACTCAATGAAAATAAGCCAGAGGAAAACAGAGGAATTCAACGTATAAACATTAGAAGGAACAAAAATACGAATTTCAAATAAAGTAATTTCCTGTATGATGTTACCTGAACAAAACAGATATGGAAATGTAGTTTGCAAGACAACAACCAAAAGACCAACAAACCAACCAGAAACTCACACTAAATACTTCTTCTCAAGATCAGCCAAAAAACCAGCAACAAGAAGCAAAGCTAAcagtcagagagagagagacagagagcaCGTTTTCTCTTGTTAGCTATCTCCAAGTCCAACGTCCAATGGAAGTCCAAGTCTTCGGTCAATGAGTGATTTCTTTTGAAGATGAAAGCGGGCATTTCATTTTCGGACAACTTATTTTGCTTTCCATGGAGACGCCAATTAATTTCCTGTGTGATGTGAAATTGGGTCTATTCATTCACCGCCAGCCAACTTTGCCAAGAATCCTCCTAACAAAagtcataaaataataaattgtcaagaagaaggaaaaaaaaattgttatatGCAATTCCAAACCAATTTCCGCAcacaaaaagacaaaatagaggaaaagaaaatgaagcaGCATGGAAGAATACCAAAGGAAGACTTGAGAAAAGGACCACAATTTCTGTAAAAATGGTGAATGAAGAAAATAGTTTGGTAGAGAAGATGTCGGTATTTGATTAATATGTGAATATACAATATAGCTACAACTTTATACAAACTGTGAGAGTCTTATTCTaggaaggaaataaaataattgaatgacATATATACAAGGAATCAATCGATGACCCTATAATTTAGGCATATCAAATATGACttgattctttcctttaatacTCCCCCTCAAATTGGAGTGTGGATATCCAAAATACCCAACTTACTGAGATGTGAATGGAAAACAGCTTGTCCCAATGGCTTcgtgaaaatttcaataatctGTTTTCCAATTTGCACGTATGTTGTCTTGATTTCTCCTTCTTGAATTCTTTCTCGTACAGTGTGGCAATCAAGCTCAATATGTTTGGTATGTTCATGGTAAACCTAAGATGGCAATGCGTCCAATGAGATACCATTACaatttactaattaatttaCTATTGGTCATGGACTGATGGAGGTTATGTTGTCATTGTAGATCATCAATTActacattttttgtttttacaaacTGTTGGCATAATTACACGACACTTCTACAAGGAGTTAATACACTCACAATAAGGCTACACCATCACAATGAGGCTAGCTAGTAGCCACAAGTAACTAGGTATCAAACTGatgtgaaatatatatatatatatatatatatattgctctTGTTATTTATGTGAGTCAAACCTGAGACCTCCTCCAAATAAGTGCAGACAAATACCACTCGACTTATTAGCTTTCTAAAAGTATTGTTAGAATTTGAACTCCAAGTTTTcgatttctttgattttttgctTGAAAATCAAAGTCATTGCTATCAACATGATTTTCAATAACCCTTGAATAATATTCTTGAGTTTAAACAAAGTTTTTAGTTATGATTTAAAGTTAATtagagaaaattttcaaaataaaatcacacCAGTCTAAATTAAAATCCAGACAAAACacaatgacaaaaaaaattcgatAATAATTATTGACAAGTTTTAAAACGAATGGCATATTTGGAAGGGTGAACTGCAGGGCTGCCttagccccaaaaaaaaaaaaaaaaaaaaaaaaactgggcTTTACAGATTGATGTGGATTGAGATTTACATATGATTTTGTTTATGGGCTGGGTTGGGCTAATCCATTAGTACCCAGATCATTAACATGATtcctattatatatatgtttctaatggtaaattaattttcatcaTCAACCCATATCATATGAATTTGAAAAACTCAATCAATTTCAAACTTCATGCTCAAGTATCACATTTTATGAAATATCACATTTTAAGGCcagaaaaagatgaaataTTATGACCTTCACCTACCCAACCCAAATGATGAAAACCTAAATGAGTATTTCacaaaatctttttctacttcattcattcttcaTGGGGTCAAAACAAATgggtcccttttttttttatacgtaaacactttttgttttggttaaaCATTCTTCAATTAAGCGATATTTTACtctaatctaatctaaactgCATAAAAGGAGATTCGAACTCAGATGAAGAGTGATGAATACATTAGTAGGATCATGACttgatggtggtgatggtggatTTGACGTCTGGGATTTAACATGAATGGCTTCATCGCAATAGCCCTTGAGTACATCAGTCTCTTCTACGATAAATCCTAGCGCGTCAAGCAAGACATGCTAATGCTCAATGGTTCGAATGGCTTCACAACAGCTATGACCCAAGTAAGTCTCACCATTCAGAAAAAACATGACCACCTCACCAGAACATGCCTAGAGCTGAAACAAAGACTCCTATCAGTTGGAAGATTCTTCATCCAAATTCAACCTGGCCGCGAGGTTCAGGTTCGATCGGATTAGGTTAGAATTCAAAGGTCGAGAACTTGTGGTAAGAATGGCATAATCAAGGCTAGAAGAGCTGTGGGAAGGAAGCGCTTGAAAGTTGTATAAGCtgccattttgattttgattgtgGATGAGTAAGGAATTGATATGAATGAAGGGTTTTATATAGATGGTGAGGTGATtgtcttataaaaataaaaaataaaaaaacgttATGTGCATTGTGTGGTGAAGAGGCAGTTGAGAATAACTCATAATGACAATGATAATGCGTTACTTAACGGCAGGAGAAGTTGATGGGACTCAACTCATCAACTGATGATGCATAtatgttaatgtatgcattttgggtttttcttttggcttcccttgacaactttgtaataggatttctattgttatttatcaagctcaagtttagattgagaatagcttctctaggtgttcttaactaacaactattctatggaggttcatgcaaattggcaaaggtaaattgtgcattgcataacattgcattatactgttttcataaaatgatgactagtcatctgtttattggatgactagtcatccttgaTTTCCAGCttgataaccaacttttttgtcttattcctttttctctctctgctgccacaTGGGACTCTGACCTAAGGGAATATTTTGGGCTATATAGGCTTTGCGATTCCTCTTGGGTAAGCTGTCTCTTTTGTGTGAAATTGGAGGAAAGATTGGTTCTCcatctttcctttctttttcttcaagagAGAACAACATTTTCATCTATGAGTTTTTCCATATTGATTTCTTTATgaaaaaactgcatttgaaataatgaTCTGCATCTAGCTTCATAAGAACATTCTCTCATttatatctaggtcagattcactattgatttcttcaagagtatggtttcttgaagaaattggttattctcctttgaatccaaattttggtttctatttgAGTTGAGCTTGCAAGctggtgccatgggatgaatgagctgaagaaggagctgccattgccatgaagaactgagcctcaagctttgctaagttggagaagaagattgcacaaaggaggtatagttcatcttcctaaatagacctaggaatttcttgagcttgctagtgttctttgtaagaatcttttttgcttagtggattgcctggtcggttgatgacccccagttttttcccaatggtgggtttctaggtgaacaatttctggtttccatctctgtaaattttctgggtttgtgttcttgatagttgactagtcatctgaaTTTTtgcggttgactagtcatctttttctgctgtttggtgtttgcttgattatgttgtcttcacacactttcaccgtagttgttgctagcacaggggatgcctagattgatgggtccttctgagtgcttaggttgtcactagtaattctctaggcttgcaggtacatcttggtatgctctgtgtatgttattgtttggtataattcatatctaacagttgactagtcataagagtaTTTGCTCAAGGTCTAGAGTGTGTGAAGGTTGTTGCGTTCTtaattgaatatcttttaaatttaccccttGTCACCTAAGTACGAATTtcaatataacaaaatttgtgggaattaaaataattaaacgtAATTCCCAACTAATG
Coding sequences:
- the LOC117613770 gene encoding TMV resistance protein N-like — protein: MALSTQRDSAFLPSPHQSAPQPNHDVFLSFRGEDTRLSFVSHLYHELQLRGIKTFKDDPKLERGTPISELFNAIEESRLAIVILSPNYASSSWCLDELTKILQCMKSKSTVLPVFYHVDPSDVRKQTGSFACAFAEHEERFREDVEGVKCWRAALTEVANLSGFDSKNECERRLIENIVEWVLMKVH